The following proteins come from a genomic window of Nodosilinea sp. FACHB-141:
- a CDS encoding gamma carbonic anhydrase family protein: MAFPSSLWPRPDLSQAAFVAPNATVMGQITLHEGCNIWYSAVLRGDVERIEVGAYSNVQDGAILHGDPGQPTVLEDYVTVGHRAVIHSAHIERGCLIGIGAIVLDGVRVGTGSIIGAGAVVTKDVPKRSLVLGVPGQVVRHVSDQQALELLEHAQKYYQLALAHAGRSNDLGFI, encoded by the coding sequence ATGGCTTTCCCTAGCTCCCTCTGGCCTCGACCCGACCTGTCTCAGGCGGCGTTTGTAGCCCCCAACGCCACGGTGATGGGCCAAATCACGCTCCATGAAGGCTGCAACATTTGGTACAGTGCCGTGCTGCGCGGCGATGTCGAACGCATCGAAGTTGGGGCCTACAGCAATGTGCAGGATGGAGCAATTCTCCACGGTGACCCCGGCCAGCCCACAGTGCTCGAAGACTATGTCACCGTCGGTCACCGCGCCGTCATCCACAGCGCTCACATTGAGCGAGGCTGCTTAATCGGCATTGGGGCGATCGTGCTGGACGGTGTGCGGGTGGGCACCGGCAGCATCATCGGGGCCGGGGCGGTGGTGACTAAGGATGTGCCGAAGCGATCGCTCGTTCTGGGCGTCCCCGGCCAAGTGGTGCGCCACGTCTCCGACCAGCAGGCCCTAGAACTGCTAGAGCACGCCCAGAAATATTACCAGCTTGCCCTAGCCCACGCCGGGCGCAGCAATGATCTGGGGTTTATTTGA
- a CDS encoding DUF937 domain-containing protein produces the protein MSLFFDVLSSINNPNQRGSVDQLSSVMTSVQQLAGSQGMSTDQMGDVLNALGAALQPTLKQQAATMGTGQLEGMLGKLSGAGGAAALAAAIPPQMQQLIEAVAQKSGLNTGMIQAMLPKLLPVVIGLLGMGAAKPGAVSGGNPLLKTFLDSGASNSTDLGTVVKFAERFLNPPQ, from the coding sequence ATGTCTCTGTTTTTTGATGTTCTGAGCTCTATCAACAACCCCAACCAGCGGGGCAGCGTCGATCAGCTCAGCTCGGTGATGACCTCTGTACAGCAGCTCGCCGGCAGCCAGGGCATGAGCACCGACCAAATGGGGGATGTTCTCAACGCTCTGGGGGCCGCTCTACAGCCCACCCTCAAACAGCAGGCCGCTACCATGGGTACCGGTCAGCTCGAAGGCATGCTCGGCAAGCTGTCTGGGGCTGGGGGCGCAGCAGCACTCGCCGCTGCCATTCCGCCTCAGATGCAGCAGCTGATTGAGGCTGTGGCCCAAAAGAGTGGTCTAAATACGGGCATGATTCAAGCCATGCTGCCCAAGCTATTGCCCGTGGTGATTGGGCTGCTGGGCATGGGAGCCGCTAAGCCCGGTGCAGTCAGCGGCGGCAACCCACTGCTCAAAACGTTCCTCGATTCTGGCGCTTCCAACTCCACCGACCTGGGCACCGTAGTGAAGTTTGCCGAACGCTTTCTGAATCCACCCCAGTAG
- the rimM gene encoding ribosome maturation factor RimM (Essential for efficient processing of 16S rRNA) — translation MASPGSNAMIPEDWVEIGRIVAPQGVKGEVRVYPSSDFPERFLEPGERWLKRPRSLTPETVELVRGRHVDGKGLYVVQIAGVNSRDDAEALRDAVLLVPAGDRPQLDDDEFYVADLVGLRVIVQATGDEIGTVTDIFAAGNDLLEVTYYPAAEKNSQPAKPRKVLVPFVTAIVPVVNLAEKYLEISPPAGLLDP, via the coding sequence ATGGCTTCCCCTGGGTCTAATGCCATGATTCCCGAAGACTGGGTTGAAATTGGCCGCATTGTTGCCCCTCAGGGCGTAAAGGGCGAAGTGCGCGTCTACCCCAGCAGCGATTTTCCGGAGCGGTTTTTAGAACCAGGAGAGCGCTGGCTCAAGCGCCCCCGTAGCCTCACGCCAGAGACCGTAGAGCTGGTGCGCGGGCGGCATGTCGACGGCAAGGGACTATATGTAGTGCAGATTGCGGGCGTTAACAGCCGCGATGATGCCGAAGCGCTGCGGGATGCGGTGCTGCTAGTGCCAGCGGGCGATCGCCCCCAGCTCGATGACGACGAATTTTATGTGGCTGACCTTGTGGGGTTAAGGGTGATCGTGCAGGCTACGGGCGACGAAATCGGCACCGTGACCGATATATTTGCCGCCGGCAACGATCTTTTAGAAGTTACTTACTATCCCGCTGCCGAGAAGAACTCGCAGCCAGCTAAACCTCGCAAGGTGCTGGTGCCCTTCGTTACCGCCATCGTACCGGTAGTGAATCTAGCCGAGAAATACCTTGAAATTAGCCCTCCGGCAGGGCTTTTAGACCCTTAG
- a CDS encoding phycobilisome rod-core linker polypeptide — translation MTLPLLAYAPSSQNQRVEGYEVPGDEHSRIFTLDKTSSPTDVDVLDMDALISAAYRQIFHEQQMLKSNRQTLLESQLRGGLISVKDFVRGLATSDAFRTWNYEVNNNYRFVELCVQRLLGRQVYDDKETLAWSIVLATKGVEGLVDALMGSEEYTTNFGEGTVPYQRRRVLPQHGQGDLPFERVPRYTHDHLTQLESLGYDFSADRRLAQSDWMKIPNGVRKAAGAITAGLAIFLSLVAIATIFSWFGWISL, via the coding sequence GTGACTTTGCCACTATTAGCCTATGCCCCCAGTAGCCAAAACCAGCGCGTTGAGGGCTATGAGGTGCCAGGAGACGAGCATTCTAGGATTTTTACTCTAGATAAAACTTCTTCCCCCACGGATGTGGATGTGCTCGATATGGATGCCCTGATTTCAGCAGCCTATCGGCAGATATTCCATGAGCAACAAATGCTAAAAAGCAATCGCCAAACCCTGCTGGAATCACAGCTGCGCGGCGGTTTGATTTCGGTAAAAGATTTTGTGCGCGGGCTAGCGACATCTGATGCCTTTCGCACCTGGAACTACGAGGTCAACAACAACTATCGCTTTGTAGAATTGTGTGTGCAGCGGTTGCTGGGTCGCCAGGTCTACGACGACAAAGAAACCCTGGCTTGGTCAATTGTGCTAGCCACTAAGGGGGTTGAAGGGCTGGTAGATGCCCTGATGGGCAGCGAAGAGTACACCACCAATTTTGGGGAAGGTACAGTCCCTTACCAGCGGCGACGGGTATTGCCCCAGCACGGCCAGGGCGACCTACCCTTTGAGCGGGTGCCCCGCTACACCCACGACCACCTGACTCAGCTGGAGTCGTTGGGCTACGATTTCTCGGCCGATCGCCGCCTAGCCCAGAGCGACTGGATGAAGATCCCTAACGGGGTGCGTAAAGCCGCTGGGGCAATTACCGCTGGGCTAGCCATCTTCCTGAGTTTGGTGGCGATCGCAACCATCTTTTCGTGGTTCGGCTGGATTTCTCTCTAA
- a CDS encoding TetR/AcrR family transcriptional regulator, whose amino-acid sequence MPKVVDHDEYRKELLSQCFDLFADHGYASLTTRQIAKALGVSTGTLYYYFPSKEDLFMQLIEELTTQDLLRATAQIQGLSTLRERILALGDFLEANEDYFIKQTLLMMDFYQQAGIGQSRVNEAVQRVSVRSRDEIMIALQINDPVVATHVLCLCDGLISERMVDPAMVSYRQQAELLADLLTAYLEKFPGGKR is encoded by the coding sequence ATGCCGAAGGTTGTCGACCACGATGAGTATCGCAAAGAGCTTTTAAGCCAGTGCTTTGACCTATTTGCCGACCACGGTTACGCCAGCCTGACTACCCGGCAAATTGCCAAAGCGCTAGGGGTTTCCACCGGCACGCTGTATTACTACTTCCCCAGTAAGGAAGATCTGTTTATGCAGTTGATCGAAGAGCTTACTACTCAAGATTTGCTGCGGGCCACCGCTCAGATTCAAGGGTTGAGCACCCTGAGGGAGCGCATTTTGGCCCTGGGCGATTTTTTGGAAGCCAACGAAGACTATTTCATCAAGCAGACCTTGCTGATGATGGATTTTTATCAGCAGGCAGGGATAGGGCAGTCGCGGGTAAACGAGGCGGTGCAGCGGGTCAGTGTGCGATCGCGCGACGAAATCATGATTGCCCTTCAAATTAACGATCCAGTCGTAGCTACCCATGTGCTCTGCCTCTGCGATGGCCTGATTTCGGAGCGCATGGTGGACCCAGCAATGGTGTCCTACCGCCAGCAGGCTGAGCTTTTGGCCGACTTACTCACCGCCTACTTGGAGAAATTCCCTGGAGGAAAGCGATGA
- a CDS encoding ZIP family metal transporter, with translation MNPLASGFLASLFAGMSTSIGALPVLLPFEPSERTQGILLGIGGGMMLAATSFSLILPGTDAAIALGYPGPIAALVMVTGVLLGGAFLWGAHNVFPHEHFFKGPEGPEAQNIKRIWLFVIAIALHNFPEGLAVGVGFGGGEQAGAIALALGIALQNIPEGLVVAIALRDVGYAPRQAFAVSSLTGLIEPIGGLFGAAVITFAQAALPWAMGFAAGAMLFVIVDEIIPDIDQKAFGQRGTLGLMGGFVIMMFLDIAL, from the coding sequence ATGAACCCCCTAGCCTCTGGATTCCTCGCGAGTCTCTTTGCCGGCATGAGTACAAGCATTGGCGCCCTGCCGGTGCTGCTGCCCTTCGAGCCGTCCGAGCGCACCCAGGGGATTTTGCTAGGCATTGGCGGCGGTATGATGCTGGCGGCCACGTCCTTTTCGCTGATTTTGCCCGGCACCGATGCGGCGATCGCCCTAGGCTATCCCGGCCCGATCGCCGCCCTAGTCATGGTCACTGGGGTTCTGCTTGGCGGTGCGTTTCTGTGGGGCGCCCACAACGTTTTTCCCCACGAGCATTTTTTTAAGGGGCCAGAGGGGCCAGAGGCTCAAAACATCAAGCGCATCTGGCTGTTTGTGATCGCGATCGCTCTGCACAACTTCCCTGAAGGTCTGGCGGTAGGCGTGGGCTTTGGCGGTGGTGAGCAGGCCGGGGCGATCGCGCTGGCTCTAGGCATTGCGCTGCAAAATATTCCGGAGGGGCTGGTAGTGGCGATCGCCCTGCGCGACGTTGGCTATGCCCCTCGTCAGGCCTTTGCGGTTTCGTCGTTGACGGGCCTCATCGAGCCGATTGGTGGCCTGTTTGGTGCCGCTGTTATTACCTTTGCCCAAGCTGCCCTGCCCTGGGCTATGGGCTTCGCCGCCGGGGCCATGCTGTTTGTGATTGTCGATGAAATCATCCCCGATATTGACCAAAAAGCCTTTGGCCAGCGGGGCACCCTCGGCCTCATGGGTGGCTTTGTGATCATGATGTTCTTAGATATTGCTTTGTAA
- a CDS encoding phycobiliprotein lyase, translated as MDVMDFFRMSAGQWNSQRTTHHLPFRRAELGGSTIAVEALDAGHPSVIEICNLHEVDPTLAVGGALVTWQGAMAWDKEDENHEGSTVFALVPDADDPSRGQLLRERGYAEIVPVIGRYEIDGDEGLLLITEYETMSSVERFWFANPNLRLRTSVVKRFGGFSTASFCAESRLAAPAAEADGAKEQALAPVSAFGW; from the coding sequence ATGGACGTAATGGATTTTTTCCGCATGAGTGCGGGCCAGTGGAACTCCCAACGCACTACCCATCACCTGCCCTTTCGCCGGGCTGAACTGGGCGGGTCTACTATTGCCGTGGAGGCATTGGATGCCGGACATCCCAGCGTGATAGAAATTTGTAACCTGCATGAGGTCGACCCTACCCTCGCCGTCGGCGGTGCGCTTGTCACCTGGCAAGGGGCGATGGCCTGGGATAAAGAGGACGAGAACCACGAAGGCAGCACTGTGTTTGCCCTGGTGCCCGATGCTGACGACCCCAGCCGCGGCCAGCTGCTGCGCGAGCGAGGCTATGCCGAGATTGTGCCTGTGATTGGCCGTTACGAAATCGACGGCGATGAAGGGTTGCTGCTGATTACTGAGTACGAAACCATGAGCTCGGTGGAGCGTTTTTGGTTTGCCAACCCCAACCTGCGCCTGCGCACCAGCGTGGTGAAGCGGTTTGGCGGCTTTAGTACCGCCTCGTTCTGCGCTGAATCGCGGCTAGCTGCACCAGCTGCCGAAGCCGATGGCGCAAAAGAACAAGCGTTGGCGCCCGTGTCGGCCTTTGGTTGGTAA
- a CDS encoding DUF4912 domain-containing protein, with the protein MFKRHSANAQSAITFRGRSRLWMAAAPLLIAATVVLERDGVWAQDPNPLEGIEIPTSLAPGSELTIESSEAMRLVNEALRSRFSSQYGDAEVVVDYDSASNALQALADGDADLAAIGRSLTEEEISAGLREVPVSRPKIAILVSPNNPFTGSLTIEQFAQIFRGEISNWSEVGGQDAPIVLVDQPANSDTRQAFRNYPVFESGVFESDPGATVLLEASAVTIAENLDENSISYVVAEQALNNPAVKIVPMHDTLPNDERYPFSQPLSYVYNPETASPAALAFLGFAVSPTSEALIEGAQDAAIADGGTTEAETDPTAEATPETTLEETDPVPPASAPARGLPWWPWLLALPVLGGLLWWLLKDSAPVAAPIAAPIAAPLAAAADRRIILTPRNCRDAYAYWELPEGEVEALRQQNCSLALKLHDVTDIADVDRQSPHNTYPFDCDTVAVGDRHFPVAVDDRDYLVELGYLSTDNTWHALARSAPVRMPACSSSVIPSTVGVGTAATAAAGLGALGVGAAAIARPPETAAPARVTLTPRNCRTADAYWELPASTVEDLKAGSRSLKARLYDVTELPGHGSRLNSLQEFNAEMVAQGELQLPIAIDDRDYLVEVGYVDSNYQWQALAKSQPVRVPVCPSNGAATFPGTTLGSPLDGTVGLNDDLQTELTEVDAIAETALPGLAGGVTAAGLGLESHTADAASGQETAAGVGRRTDLGVESKIVLVPRSSTTAYAYWEVAPAHQEALRQEGGRVMALRIHDVTNLDPDSQPPHATQEYILTDGDQDHPVSIWTADRDYVAELGYLTDAGQWLQLVRSLPVRVPA; encoded by the coding sequence ATGTTCAAACGCCACAGTGCCAATGCCCAAAGCGCTATTACATTTCGAGGACGATCGCGGCTCTGGATGGCCGCAGCACCTTTACTGATAGCCGCTACCGTTGTGCTAGAGCGAGACGGGGTCTGGGCTCAGGATCCTAATCCTCTTGAGGGCATTGAAATTCCCACCTCGTTGGCACCGGGCAGCGAACTCACGATTGAGAGCTCAGAGGCCATGCGCCTGGTGAATGAGGCGCTGCGATCGCGCTTCTCCAGCCAGTACGGCGATGCCGAGGTGGTCGTTGACTACGACAGCGCCAGCAACGCCCTGCAAGCTCTGGCCGACGGTGACGCTGACCTCGCCGCCATTGGCCGTAGCCTCACCGAGGAAGAGATCAGTGCCGGACTGCGGGAAGTGCCGGTTTCGCGCCCAAAAATCGCCATTTTGGTCAGCCCCAACAACCCCTTTACCGGCAGCCTCACCATTGAGCAGTTTGCCCAAATCTTTCGCGGCGAAATTAGCAACTGGTCTGAGGTCGGCGGCCAAGATGCCCCTATCGTGCTGGTCGACCAACCCGCCAACAGCGATACCCGCCAAGCCTTTCGCAACTATCCGGTATTTGAGAGCGGGGTGTTTGAGTCAGACCCAGGGGCCACCGTGCTATTAGAGGCCAGCGCGGTAACCATCGCCGAAAATCTCGACGAAAACAGCATTAGCTATGTCGTTGCCGAACAGGCGCTCAACAACCCGGCGGTGAAAATTGTGCCCATGCACGATACCCTGCCCAACGACGAGCGCTATCCTTTTTCTCAGCCCCTCTCCTACGTTTACAATCCCGAGACGGCCAGCCCAGCAGCCCTCGCTTTCCTTGGATTTGCCGTCAGCCCCACCAGTGAGGCGCTAATCGAGGGGGCCCAAGACGCAGCGATCGCCGATGGTGGCACCACCGAGGCAGAAACCGACCCCACTGCCGAAGCTACCCCAGAAACAACCCTCGAAGAAACCGACCCCGTCCCTCCCGCTTCAGCCCCGGCGCGAGGTCTACCCTGGTGGCCTTGGCTGCTGGCGCTGCCCGTCCTAGGTGGTCTACTCTGGTGGCTGCTTAAGGATAGTGCGCCGGTAGCAGCACCGATCGCCGCTCCCATAGCCGCTCCCCTAGCGGCCGCCGCCGATCGCCGCATTATTCTCACGCCGCGCAACTGCCGCGACGCCTACGCCTACTGGGAACTGCCCGAAGGCGAAGTCGAGGCGCTGCGCCAGCAAAATTGCTCCTTAGCACTCAAGCTTCACGATGTCACCGACATTGCCGATGTCGACCGACAGTCGCCCCACAACACCTACCCATTTGACTGCGACACCGTAGCCGTGGGCGATCGCCACTTCCCCGTGGCCGTCGACGATCGCGACTATCTGGTCGAACTGGGTTACCTGAGCACCGACAATACCTGGCATGCCCTAGCCCGCTCAGCCCCCGTGCGCATGCCTGCCTGCTCCAGCAGCGTCATCCCCAGCACTGTAGGGGTAGGCACGGCAGCTACAGCTGCCGCTGGTTTGGGTGCCCTGGGTGTGGGTGCAGCCGCGATCGCCCGCCCGCCCGAAACCGCTGCCCCGGCAAGAGTCACTCTCACTCCGCGCAATTGCAGAACGGCCGACGCCTATTGGGAACTGCCCGCGTCAACTGTGGAAGACCTCAAGGCTGGCTCTCGCAGCCTCAAGGCTCGGCTGTACGATGTTACCGAACTGCCCGGCCACGGCAGCCGCCTCAACAGCCTGCAAGAGTTTAACGCCGAGATGGTGGCCCAGGGCGAGCTGCAACTGCCCATTGCCATTGACGATCGCGACTACCTGGTAGAGGTGGGCTATGTCGACAGCAACTACCAGTGGCAAGCCCTGGCTAAGTCTCAGCCGGTGCGCGTACCCGTCTGCCCGTCGAATGGTGCCGCTACCTTCCCTGGTACCACCCTCGGCTCTCCCCTCGACGGAACTGTTGGTTTGAACGACGACCTACAGACTGAGCTAACCGAAGTGGACGCGATCGCAGAGACGGCCCTCCCCGGACTAGCTGGTGGAGTCACCGCCGCTGGCCTAGGCTTGGAGAGCCACACTGCTGACGCTGCCTCAGGGCAGGAGACCGCCGCTGGCGTCGGTCGACGCACCGACTTAGGCGTTGAGAGCAAAATTGTTCTGGTGCCCCGCAGTTCTACTACCGCCTACGCCTACTGGGAAGTTGCCCCGGCCCACCAAGAGGCCCTACGGCAGGAAGGGGGTCGAGTTATGGCCCTGCGCATTCACGATGTCACCAACTTAGACCCTGACAGCCAGCCCCCCCACGCCACCCAGGAATACATTTTGACGGACGGCGACCAAGACCACCCCGTGTCGATCTGGACAGCCGATCGCGACTACGTGGCCGAATTGGGCTACCTCACCGACGCCGGTCAGTGGCTCCAGCTGGTGCGATCGCTTCCCGTGCGCGTGCCCGCGTAG
- a CDS encoding tetratricopeptide repeat protein — MQEISDLRQKAFTASQKGQFVEAETYWSQLIDYLPNEAALWSNRGNVRVSQNKLAEALEDYNQAVTLAPEQPDPYLNRGAALEGLGRWEDAIADYSQVLALNPDDAAAYNNRGNAQAGLGNWETALADYQKAVDLDPKFAFARVNAALAEYQLGNAEEAIRQFRSLTRRYPNFADARAALTAALWGQGQSGEAESNWVAVMGLDHRYRDLDWVGTVRRWPPAMVAALEKFLHL; from the coding sequence GTGCAGGAGATTTCTGACCTGCGCCAAAAGGCCTTTACCGCTTCCCAAAAGGGCCAGTTTGTCGAGGCCGAAACCTACTGGAGCCAACTGATCGACTATCTGCCCAACGAAGCTGCCCTGTGGAGCAACCGGGGTAACGTGCGGGTGAGCCAAAATAAGTTGGCTGAAGCGCTAGAAGACTACAACCAGGCGGTGACGCTGGCCCCAGAGCAGCCCGACCCTTACCTCAATCGAGGAGCGGCTTTAGAAGGTTTGGGGCGCTGGGAGGATGCGATCGCCGACTACAGCCAGGTTCTCGCTCTTAACCCTGACGATGCCGCTGCCTATAACAACCGGGGCAACGCCCAAGCCGGTCTGGGCAATTGGGAAACGGCCCTAGCTGACTACCAAAAAGCCGTTGATCTCGACCCCAAATTTGCCTTTGCCCGGGTTAACGCTGCCTTGGCCGAATACCAATTGGGCAACGCCGAAGAAGCTATTCGCCAGTTCCGCAGTCTTACCCGCCGCTACCCCAACTTTGCCGATGCTCGCGCTGCCCTCACCGCCGCGCTCTGGGGCCAGGGCCAAAGTGGCGAAGCCGAAAGCAACTGGGTCGCCGTCATGGGCCTCGATCACCGCTACAGAGACTTAGACTGGGTTGGCACCGTGCGCCGCTGGCCCCCCGCTATGGTCGCCGCCCTAGAGAAGTTTCTGCATTTATAG
- a CDS encoding N-acetyltransferase produces the protein METLALTTLQPAQFDEATELLIAAFADDPLLRYLVPADVCDRQAVMAYLFRMLLICGAGGGHSYCLSDGQTLKGVVIWMPPEQSVDLMDLLRAGLYELPFRLPLQYLPRWQAALALDHYRHQAMPQPHWYLMLLAVSPSCQRQGVGHQLMLPGLDESNRTHHPCYVETSTEGAVRFYQRHGFEIVKTGPFADQAPTFWTLQRR, from the coding sequence ATGGAAACCCTGGCCTTAACCACCCTGCAACCCGCCCAATTCGATGAAGCTACCGAGCTTCTGATAGCAGCCTTCGCCGACGACCCGCTGCTGCGCTACCTGGTACCTGCCGATGTGTGCGATCGCCAGGCGGTGATGGCCTACCTATTTCGCATGCTGCTAATCTGTGGGGCTGGGGGCGGACACAGCTATTGCCTGAGTGATGGCCAGACCCTCAAGGGCGTGGTGATTTGGATGCCGCCAGAGCAGTCAGTCGATCTCATGGACCTGCTGCGGGCAGGGTTATATGAGCTGCCCTTTCGTCTGCCCCTACAGTATTTGCCCCGCTGGCAGGCCGCCTTGGCCCTCGACCATTATCGCCACCAGGCCATGCCCCAGCCCCACTGGTATCTGATGTTGCTGGCGGTTAGCCCCAGCTGCCAGCGCCAAGGCGTTGGTCACCAGCTCATGCTGCCAGGCCTAGATGAAAGTAACCGTACCCATCACCCCTGCTACGTCGAAACCTCCACCGAGGGCGCGGTGCGCTTTTACCAGCGCCACGGCTTTGAAATTGTTAAAACCGGGCCCTTTGCCGACCAGGCGCCAACGTTTTGGACGCTACAGCGGCGGTGA
- a CDS encoding neutral zinc metallopeptidase: MKWQSSRRSINIDDRRGMPGGGAAIGGIGSILLALVVALLGGDPSVVLERGVEVGPNDGAPQASSEESDRSAEFVAAVLGETEDTWHSIFQSEFGAPYQEPSLVLYSGATQSACGRGQAAMGPFYCPADQKVYLDTSFFRDLQVRLGAPGDFAQAYVIAHEVGHHVQNLLGVSSQVQRAQQQASETQANELSVRLELQADCFAGVWANRAQRSREILEEGDIEEALNAASQIGDDRLQMEAQGYVTPDSFTHGSSEQRAEWFYRGIETGDINQCNTFDVDRI; encoded by the coding sequence ATGAAGTGGCAATCGAGTCGGCGCAGCATCAATATTGACGATCGTCGGGGCATGCCCGGTGGCGGTGCGGCCATAGGGGGGATAGGGTCAATTCTGCTGGCACTGGTAGTGGCCCTGCTGGGCGGCGATCCATCGGTGGTGCTTGAGCGTGGGGTAGAGGTTGGCCCCAACGACGGTGCGCCTCAGGCATCCTCAGAGGAGAGCGATCGCTCGGCTGAATTTGTGGCTGCCGTGCTGGGCGAAACCGAAGACACCTGGCACAGCATCTTTCAATCTGAGTTTGGTGCCCCCTACCAGGAACCCAGCCTGGTGCTTTACTCTGGGGCCACTCAGTCAGCTTGCGGTAGGGGGCAAGCGGCTATGGGACCGTTTTATTGCCCGGCCGACCAAAAGGTATATCTCGACACTAGCTTCTTTCGCGACTTGCAGGTGCGTCTTGGGGCCCCAGGCGATTTTGCCCAGGCCTATGTGATTGCCCACGAAGTAGGGCATCACGTCCAGAACCTGCTGGGGGTGTCTAGTCAGGTGCAGCGCGCCCAGCAGCAAGCGAGCGAGACTCAGGCCAACGAGCTATCGGTGCGGCTGGAGTTGCAAGCCGACTGTTTTGCCGGAGTGTGGGCTAACCGGGCGCAGAGGTCGCGGGAAATTTTAGAGGAAGGTGACATCGAAGAAGCCCTCAATGCCGCCAGCCAAATTGGCGACGATCGCCTGCAAATGGAGGCCCAAGGCTACGTTACCCCCGACTCGTTTACCCACGGGTCGTCGGAGCAGCGGGCCGAATGGTTTTATCGCGGTATTGAAACAGGCGACATCAACCAGTGCAACACCTTTGATGTAGACCGCATATAG
- a CDS encoding valine--pyruvate transaminase, translating to MTPELTRFGEEMSHLTGVRAIMKDIVETLRAGQGQHFINLSAGNPVILPEIEQLWRDCTQELLASPEYGNVVCRYGTSQGYEPLIEAIKNDFNQRYGLELSDRHILITPGSQALYFLAANAFGGHNATGRMKDIVLPLSPDYTGYGGISLVPEAVRAYRPTIDVDEAAHRFRYRPDFSQLSITDDTGFVLFSRPCNPTGNVLSGEDVQQIASLAAAHNVPVLVDSAYAPPYPALNFTDMEPVFGENILHCMSLSKAGLPGERLGVAIGDPAIINVLECFQTNFCIHSSRYGQAIAARAIASGELARLAEQVIRPYYQDKFAVLAAALDQAMPNDLPWYLHNGEGAIFAWLWFDQLPITDQNLYEQLKQRGVIVVPGNPFFPGLREDWPHTRQCVRLSLTASREDLAEAATRLGALVSEVYQAQPSPVAVPA from the coding sequence ATGACCCCTGAACTCACCCGCTTTGGCGAGGAAATGTCTCACCTCACCGGCGTGCGCGCCATTATGAAAGACATCGTCGAAACGCTGCGGGCGGGTCAGGGGCAGCATTTCATCAACCTCAGCGCGGGCAACCCGGTGATTTTGCCAGAAATCGAGCAGCTCTGGCGCGACTGCACCCAGGAGCTGTTGGCCAGCCCTGAGTACGGCAATGTGGTATGTCGCTACGGCACCAGCCAGGGCTACGAGCCGCTGATTGAGGCCATCAAGAATGACTTCAACCAGCGCTACGGGCTGGAGTTGAGCGATCGCCACATTCTGATCACCCCCGGTAGTCAAGCGCTGTATTTTCTAGCTGCTAATGCCTTTGGCGGCCACAACGCCACCGGGCGCATGAAAGATATCGTGCTGCCCCTCAGCCCCGACTACACCGGCTACGGCGGCATCTCGCTGGTGCCTGAGGCGGTGCGAGCCTACCGACCCACGATTGATGTGGATGAAGCGGCCCATCGGTTCCGCTACCGGCCTGACTTTAGCCAGCTCAGCATTACCGACGACACGGGGTTTGTGCTGTTTTCGCGCCCCTGCAATCCCACGGGCAACGTGTTGAGTGGTGAGGATGTGCAGCAGATCGCCAGCCTGGCCGCAGCCCATAACGTGCCGGTATTGGTCGATTCGGCCTACGCACCGCCTTACCCGGCGCTCAACTTTACTGATATGGAGCCGGTGTTTGGCGAGAACATTCTCCACTGCATGAGTCTGTCGAAGGCAGGGCTGCCAGGTGAGCGGCTGGGGGTGGCGATCGGCGATCCGGCAATTATCAATGTGCTGGAGTGTTTTCAAACGAATTTTTGCATTCACTCGTCGCGCTACGGACAGGCGATCGCAGCTCGAGCCATTGCCTCGGGCGAGCTGGCCCGTTTGGCTGAGCAGGTCATCCGGCCCTACTACCAAGACAAATTTGCGGTGCTCGCAGCGGCCCTAGACCAGGCCATGCCCAACGACTTGCCCTGGTACCTGCACAACGGTGAAGGGGCCATTTTTGCCTGGCTGTGGTTTGATCAACTCCCCATTACCGACCAGAACCTATACGAGCAGCTCAAGCAGCGGGGGGTGATTGTGGTGCCGGGCAATCCCTTTTTCCCGGGTCTGCGCGAAGACTGGCCCCACACTCGCCAGTGCGTGCGCCTTAGCCTAACCGCCAGCCGCGAAGATTTGGCCGAGGCCGCGACCCGTTTAGGTGCCCTCGTGAGCGAGGTCTATCAAGCCCAGCCTAGCCCTGTAGCGGTGCCCGCCTAA